TTCAGGACTCTTTGAGGCAACCCCAGCCAAGGGGCACTCCTGAGCCGGCTCCGGCCCCTGTGCTTCAGGGCCGGTCCGATTATGACCGGGCTTTGGAGATGTACTTTGCTGAAGATGCTGAAGGGGCCAGACAGGGATTCAGGGATTTCATGGAGCGATATCCGGACAGTCCTCTTCTTCCCAATGCCTGGTACTGGCTGGCTGAAACATACTACATGGAAAAGGATTATCCCAGGGCCATTCTGACCTTCAGGCAGGTTCTGGACAGGTTTCCGGAAGATCCCAAGGCGCCCGATGCCCTGCTTAAGATCGGTTATTCATATGAAAGGCTGGGTGATCTCAGAAATGCTCTGTTTTATTTAGACGTCCTGACCAGGGATTACCCCGGGTCAGGCTCTGCAGCCAGGGCTGCGGACAGGAGCAGGGAGATCAGACAGAGACAGTAGTTGATCATGGCTGAGTATTCCAGAGAAGAGCAGCTTTTTGCCGGACTGGCTCTGATCAGATCCAGGGGACTGGGGCCCAGGACCTGGCGGAAAATTCTGAGCAGGTATGGTTCTCCTGCCCGGGCCCTTGACCGGTGCGACCAGTGGAAGGATGAAGGCCTGGTCCGGGTTGATCAACTCCGGTCATTCAAGTCCGGATCCTGGAAAAAGGACGTTGAGCAGGAGCTGGAGGTAATCATCCGGAAAAAAATGCGGGTGGTTATCTGGTCGGACCCGGAGTATCCCCAGGCACTGACCAGGATAAGCGATCCTCCGGTCATGCTTTACTGCCGCGGCGATATTTCCCTGCTCAATAATCCCTGTCTGGCAGTGGTTGGTTCAAGACAAAGCTCAGCTTATGGTCTGGAAATGGCCAGGGATATCTGCGCAGAGCTGGCTTCCTGCGGGGTGACCATTGTATCCGGGTTTGCCTATGGAATCGACAGGCAGGCCCACCTGGCTGCGGTGGACCGGACCGGGGGGACCATTGCCGTCCTGGGAACTGGAATTGATCTGGTTTATCCGGGAGGAAACAAGGATCTGTGGATCAGGCTGGCTGAAAAAGGGTTGATTCTCACGGAGTTCAGTCCTGGAACCAGGCCTGATCCGGGCAATTTTCCATATCGGAACAGGATCATCAGTGGTCTCAGTCTCGGAGTGCTGGTGGTCCAGTCGGCCATGAAGAGCGGAAGCATGATCACAGCCAGACTGGCCCTGGACCAGAACCGGGAAGTCTTTGCCGTGCCCGGAGCTGTGACCATGGAGAATTACGGTGGATGCAACCATCTGATCAAGGAGGGAGCCCACCTTGTCCAGTCGGCTGAGGATATTCTCCAGGTCCTGGCCCCCATTGTGCGGATATCTTCCCCGGCCACCCCGAAGCAGGCTGACCAGGAGCCGGCCCGGAGTCTGCCGGAAGATCTGGATCCAGGGGCAAGGAAGGTGGTCCGCCACTTGCAATCCAACCCCGGAGTGCATATTGATGAATTGTCAGAAAAACTCGGCTGTTCCAGTCAGGAGATAAGCCGATCTCTGGTATCGCTG
This genomic window from Desulfonatronovibrio hydrogenovorans DSM 9292 contains:
- the ybgF gene encoding tol-pal system protein YbgF, whose product is MFLRKAVLTVCLALLAGCAYGPHPGSLQSQERTIGELERKIQDHERRLDLIRADLDQTRTSLDLLRQETAQRIMDLELNLEPVGDVAGPPPDTLQPESGKQVRTETVPALQDSLRQPQPRGTPEPAPAPVLQGRSDYDRALEMYFAEDAEGARQGFRDFMERYPDSPLLPNAWYWLAETYYMEKDYPRAILTFRQVLDRFPEDPKAPDALLKIGYSYERLGDLRNALFYLDVLTRDYPGSGSAARAADRSREIRQRQ
- the dprA gene encoding DNA-processing protein DprA, with protein sequence MAEYSREEQLFAGLALIRSRGLGPRTWRKILSRYGSPARALDRCDQWKDEGLVRVDQLRSFKSGSWKKDVEQELEVIIRKKMRVVIWSDPEYPQALTRISDPPVMLYCRGDISLLNNPCLAVVGSRQSSAYGLEMARDICAELASCGVTIVSGFAYGIDRQAHLAAVDRTGGTIAVLGTGIDLVYPGGNKDLWIRLAEKGLILTEFSPGTRPDPGNFPYRNRIISGLSLGVLVVQSAMKSGSMITARLALDQNREVFAVPGAVTMENYGGCNHLIKEGAHLVQSAEDILQVLAPIVRISSPATPKQADQEPARSLPEDLDPGARKVVRHLQSNPGVHIDELSEKLGCSSQEISRSLVSLEIRGLVRRAPGMYYSLKDQTG